atatgaaattttgtgcataaattatatttttttgatctaattatgttatgttttgaaaatgttttgtactctgatatgatatgatgtgatttttGAAAACCTCTGGCATGACATTCTGTTTCTGTTCTATTCTGACCTTACCACGCGTGTAAAACTGTGGCCTCTATTCgggttggtaccaacttttTTGTTTCGGATGCACCTACTTTGAAAGTAAAGTGGTTTTCTGCATGGTCTTTCCTGTATGCATAATCGGAACTCCGAGAATAATAAGGGGAATATTCACATTCTGTTTCTACTCAGTTGACTGATggggtttgcacaaccctaccatgggAGTTAAACATGGAATTATGTTCTGATATGATTTTTCAGTTATGTTGTGCCAAGTGAACTttgaataagaattttttttcaaactttcgctctgatatttttgataatatgttCTAATTTagcattttgaaagtaaatatatatatatatatatatatttttacattttgaactctgtaaatgctcatgtttgcacaCTAGTTATATGCTATTTGCTTATTGAGTTGTTAATAACTCACCTTttatctccaaatatttttttcatataattttgatGGTTCAGCTGGAAAACATGAGTAGAAAGTTTTAGCAAGGTGTGATGATCGTAGTGGAATAAGTGTACGAGGGAACAAGTGCTTATTTGAGAGTCATAATTagcaaattgatttatttttggatatgttgatttgatgagttaaggatatttttgggtttttggtgagtttttaatttatattattgaaaaattatttgtatcCCCTATGAAGGAACATGGATATTTGAGTTGTgtgaataaatgaatattttatagAGTATTCTGAATTTTATAgttatgttatatgttattGAATTTGATATTAAGTAATAAAAGTTAATTCTCCTTAACTCCTTAAACAAGGCGTTACATAAACTAACATAATAGCCCCTCCATCAGCACATGACAAAGATGACTTCGTACGTCAAGACTCTCCTGGATAGGCTGCAGTGTTCCCTCGGTACTGTCACCCTTGTCCATTTCCACCCTCCAGCTGGCCGCAGATTGTAACAAATATAGAGGGGTGCTTATCTTATTCTTTCATAATGTTCacatcattttatcattattttatatcaacCGGTTACAAAGACTTTTTGAAAGAGAGCGGTAGATCTTGGCTATAATAATGAACGTCTTTTATATCATATCAATTCAATTCATCGAGAATACTATCCATCTTTATTTTATACATCATTTTTTCATCGTCACATGGTGTGACAAAATCTTTTAACTTGatgctatattttttaaaattttttaataaacagcATGGTACCACAACACCGTAATGTAAGGGGACAAAATGAATGGTATATAAATTAAGAGACGTGATAACATTAGTCAATATAATAATGTGTTAAAATCATAACTATGGGTTTTTTTCTACTACTTTAATATTTGgatgaaataatatataatattctttgATGGTGTACCGGAAGATTAGTGACATGCATTAACGCTGTTGCATTTATTTATGAGAAACTAATTAAAAGGATATAAATGGCAGCTCCGATGAGAGTTTAAGCAATAATATTTGAGAAGACGATCGAGCAAAGGCTTAGTACTGCTTTTACGTGTTTGCCATGAAGCATCGATTCTTACCCATCCAGCTTCTGAAGCAATATTCAAGTCATGGTCACCGCTTTTTACCCAGAAATCTGCATTTCTTCAACTGCATAAACCAGAGGAGTTATACAAAAGGACATACTACTCAGGAGGTTGAACCCAAAGTTCAACGGATCTCGGAGTTCTTTATCAAACCAAAGTATGATTCAGATGAGTCGAAGCAGCCCTTGTACCTGGCGCCATGGGATCTCACCATGCTTTCTGCACACTACATCCAAAGGGGACTTCTCTTCAGAAAGCCTCCGGCAGCAGATGGCAGAGAAGATTTCCTCAAAACTGTCTTGAACAGGCTTAAGCGCTCCCTCTCCCTCGCCCTTGTCCATTTCTACCCACTTTCCGGCCGCCTTGTAACAGAAATGAATGAAAGCCAGCCTTCGTGCTTGATTTTCGTCGACTGCAACAACAGCCCTGGAGCTAAATTCATCCATGCAGCAGTAGATTTGAAAGTATCTGACATTCTTTCACCCATTGATGTGCCATCCACTGTTCAATCTTTTTTTGACCATGATACAGCTGTCAACTTTGATGGCCATACCTTGCCTTTGCTTTCTATTCAAGTGACAGAGCTAAAAGATGGCATCTTTATAGGGTGTTCCATGAACCATTCCATTGCTGATGGAAACTCTTTCTGGCACTTTTTGAACACCTGGTCTGAGATATTTCAGGCTGATGATGATATTTCGATTTCACGGCCCCCAATCCATAAACGATGGTTTCCTGATGGTTATGGTCCAATCATCAACCTCCCTTTCACCCACCAAGATGAGTTCATCAGCAGATATCAAGCCCCAGAACTCAGAGAGAGAATTTTCCATTTCTCAACAGAATCAATAGCCAAACTCAAAGCAAAAGTCAACGCTGAGTGCAAATCCGAAAACATCTCTTCCTTCCAGTCCTTGTCGGCTCTTGTCTGGAGGTGCATAACTCGTGCACGCCGTCTTCCACAAGATCAGATAACAAGCTGCAAGCTGATGATTAACAACAGATCAAGAATGGATCCGCCCTGGTCTCAGGACTACTTCGGGAACTCGATTCATATAGTGGCCGGCGTAGCCACGGCAGGCGAATTGCTTCAAGGCAATCATGGGTGGGCGGCGTGGCAGCTACACCAGGCCGTGAATAACCACACCGACAAGGTGCTTCGAGGGTGGCTTCAAA
This is a stretch of genomic DNA from Carya illinoinensis cultivar Pawnee chromosome 15, C.illinoinensisPawnee_v1, whole genome shotgun sequence. It encodes these proteins:
- the LOC122297635 gene encoding uncharacterized acetyltransferase At3g50280-like, encoding MKHRFLPIQLLKQYSSHGHRFLPRNLHFFNCINQRSYTKGHTTQEVEPKVQRISEFFIKPKYDSDESKQPLYLAPWDLTMLSAHYIQRGLLFRKPPAADGREDFLKTVLNRLKRSLSLALVHFYPLSGRLVTEMNESQPSCLIFVDCNNSPGAKFIHAAVDLKVSDILSPIDVPSTVQSFFDHDTAVNFDGHTLPLLSIQVTELKDGIFIGCSMNHSIADGNSFWHFLNTWSEIFQADDDISISRPPIHKRWFPDGYGPIINLPFTHQDEFISRYQAPELRERIFHFSTESIAKLKAKVNAECKSENISSFQSLSALVWRCITRARRLPQDQITSCKLMINNRSRMDPPWSQDYFGNSIHIVAGVATAGELLQGNHGWAAWQLHQAVNNHTDKVLRGWLQNWLQSPTVSQLSQYFDRYSLLIGSSSRFNMYGTEFGMGKAVAIRGGNGNKFDGKVSSYPANHEGGGSIDFEVCLAPETMSALESNFEFMDAVSVSHD